A stretch of DNA from Diadema setosum chromosome 10, eeDiaSeto1, whole genome shotgun sequence:
TTGATGCATTGTATATCATTGCATAAAGAAAGAAGggagaagaaaaggaaacagatgggggaggaggaaaaggaaggCATGAAAGAGTGGAGGAGAAAACAGAGGacaaaagagaaggaaaaatgaAGAGGCAGAGAGAAGATAAAGAAAgtgggaagaggaggaggaagagatgaAGAGGAGAAGACAAGGAAACAATAAGATGGAAAAGTggagaatgaaaaagaagaagaaaaggagaaggaggaagagaaagagatggagataaGACAAGATGAAGGAAATGggaggaagagaaaagaagaatcAGGAAGGAGAGATAAAGAGACGAGGATGAGGGGACATTGAGAATCTGGAGAAAGTGGAGAAGGAACAAAAagcagaggaggaggaggaaacaAACTGCACAATGAGAAGAGTGAAGAacaaataaagagagaaaaagatctacactcacaatgtcaTTGAGACCGTCAATCTGAAAAGTCATGGTCTTCCATTTCTTGTTGTGAGTGCCCACAAAGAACTTGTTGGGGTGTTTTGGGTTGAGTCGGCCGCCGGCTGCTCGGGCCGTGTTCTGACTCTCCTTCAGGGGGCTCGGGGACGGTGGGGCCAGGAGACGCTTGTGAATGCTCTTCGCTAGATTCCTGCTCTTAGTATCACTGTGAGGGCTTCATGATGTgataatacagtggactcccgttaaaatgaagtcctcgggaccagcagttttctttcgttacatcaaaatttcattataaccgaacaaattatcaataaaatacatagagcagataatgttgcattctgaattttcacttcattgtgaccggaatttcattatttttgttataacaggagtgcactgtagaaGAGTTGGCCTACTATACATAACTAGCACCCATTTAGGGGAGCATTCTTCAGCTGTGGCATCATGCGCAAACATCCATGAACAACAACACAGTCAAGCAAATGATAACACAATCCCCCAAAATAAAcgacaaaacaaaaggaaagaaaaacaaaaaggatcTAGGAACAAAAGGTCTTCTGTAATCAATCCTATGGCATATGTAACAATCTTATTAATGCATCAATTGCAAAGTTgacaaaagacaaaagacaaaatttacTTCAGCATGACAGttctttcaaattcatcaatatttcattcttGCACATTTGCCACAAGACATGCATTTCATCATCTAAGCTGAAGGAAGGGAAAAGTATTTATAAAGAAAGCAACGAGGGTGACTATGCAGAACTCAGCTATTACAGTCACATTGCACTGACTTTATGAAAAGAATTTTTACAGAAATTTCTCACTCAGACTTTCTTATTccttagttgttgttgtttttttttgtctataatCAAGAATTTTTGGCTAACATTTTGTAGTTTCATATTTCGCCAAACAACTGTAAGTCAATCCTTCACTGGCAGGTGGCAGgagattttcatatttgctACTTCTGTCCACTGACTCACCTGTTGGCTACTGCTTCCAGACTGACCAGCATACCCAGCTCTCTCTTCATAATGGGCCGGTTGATGGAGCTCTCTGCCAGGTAGTGGAGGGCCTGAGTGGACATTTCAAAAATttacatattatacaaattagaaGGATGAGTGAGGTGAAATTTAATCACCTTAAATCTCATTATAATAAGGTTCCATTGTAAACTGCTAGTTCAGTGGAACACGCACACTCATCTTTAGcaattctgtgtaatgaatgACAAACGGGGCATTACAGAAAATATTTATTCCATTTGCCCCCGAATGGGCGTTTGGGCAAAGGGTCCATTTTTTGACCAGGCTAGTTGCTATCCATTGATACTGGTCCATTGGTGAGTTTGGTGACattattttttaattaattaatcatcattattatcattatatgtcAGGGAGATTCCAAAAATGGGAGTAGGGCGTAATCAGaaatatgtagggcctacaaataggcctacttgtgtaCATGTAACTCAGTACACAATGTAAACAAATCAGGGAGATGTTGTTTGCCACTGAATTAAAAATACTTAAAAATAATATGTGACATATTTGGTCAAAGCATAGTTTCTTGGTTCCAAATGTTTCAATCATGTATACAACGGCACATTCTGTCAGCTATGGAGACAAGAAGAGTACAAGCTCATCTCTCTccatttcaatattcatttagCTATcttttagggggaaaaaaaaaacttgttctTTTTTCCTAATAAGGTACTCACCTCGAGGGCAGTGGATACAACAGTTGGGTCATCATTGTCTAAAAATAGCACCAACCCAGGCAGGCACCCCTGGTCCTAAGTAAGAGGGAGAGacggaaaaataaaataaatttgaaGAGAAGGTTAGAGATGTTGGAATCCAATCCAatcaaaaatgaattttaaatcaaattgttGAAATCACTTTGTCATTGCTGTTATCTCTGGGTAAGAGGGGTACAATTCCCCCTTGTTTAACTGCAGTGACCCCAGTCTatagatctacatgtatattatttttatcaacTGACAGTGCAAGGATTTGAATGACCGTGCATACTGTACCTTCACAATTTTTTCCCTGTTTATCGGGTCTCTCGCTAAATCCCTCAGCTGTTTCACCACATCCTGAACGGCCATGCTTGGAAGAGAATCAGGATGGCCTTAAGGTTTGCAGAAAAAGTGGCAGTAAGGCAGGAATCTCCCTGTTTCTCCGCTCAAGCTACACGTGTTCTGCACAGGTTGGATGAAAAATcaaattgtcattgtcaaagTTTACTCCTGAAAAtggcctggggggggggggggagggcatttcatgaagcttttgccagatattttttttttttcctgacaaacTGTTAACGTTAGAGTTAAGCTAACCATTACTTTAAATCCTGTACCTTGCATGTAaactcatacattgtataacttCTGTCTAGGCTCTAGTATTGGCTGAGAATTTGTccaacaaatttgtcagacaaaacgcttcatgaaatgcccccagccACCCAGGTCCCCATGCCCAGGCCATGGGCATAATTTATGTAACAGTGAGTTACAGACtaataaacaataacaatcacatggactatacacagcccagtcgctgtaagtattcgcacagcgtagccctactaacagcgtctggtcgggctaatggCAGATTCATGTTTGTAACAATACTAACATGATCAAGTTTCAACATTATTCATGGCTCATGCAGGTAGAAGTCTAACGTTAATGAAAATTGTCCCAATAATGCAATATGGACAAAAAATCTCTAACGGTTACTGGGTATAGACATCTAACAAAAAGTTAGCTAGTGTTAGCATGACAAACGAGGACAGAACTCTTAAATTCAATCTTACACGTTACTAACAACAGTAGAACAACGTTTCTACGCTgctgtgtacaaaaaaaaaaagaagaaagaaacctACCTCAAACTGTAGTGTGGTAAACACGTTAGAACGCACTCAACTGCAGGACCTTACAGTTACACTACAGATCAGTAGAATTCGAGATTGG
This window harbors:
- the LOC140234294 gene encoding armadillo repeat-containing protein 1-like, which encodes MAVQDVVKQLRDLARDPINREKIVKDQGCLPGLVLFLDNDDPTVVSTALEALHYLAESSINRPIMKRELGMLVSLEAVANSPHSDTKSRNLAKSIHKRLLAPPSPSPLKESQNTARAAGGRLNPKHPNKFFVGTHNKKWKTMTFQIDGLNDIECRRTCEEALLQVKGIVSFTFDLIKKRCMVRTKMDLKPEVLVVAIAKTETMSAEQVIKNEHGEEVILSFGANPALANKENDVLPDYLPEEDSPIKDKAVKRIGQPDKNSGGWLSAAASFISTNFYW